The Anastrepha ludens isolate Willacy chromosome 2, idAnaLude1.1, whole genome shotgun sequence genome contains a region encoding:
- the LOC128866016 gene encoding putative serine protease K12H4.7, translating to MTAIYGILNKRMKLLSNILLVLICLAMTTELSGLRGVKRINVKENMAQHHRFSPYRANLRLLLREPPLKGQESLVHKDLVQELWMEQKVDHFDEANNNTWLMHYFRNDRYFQAAGPIFIFVGGEWEISPVYLLAGHMHDIAKQHNGMLYYVEHRFYGNSWPLGDAAVENLKFLNARQALADLAHFIHQLKAAEDMLVDSKVILTGASYSGSLVTWFAKLYPKLISAGWASSAPLVAKMDFYEYMQQVGKVIQHRGGHECARRLEAGLTAMAAILDSSNSSQLMRALRICNNFEATNQLDRAALFNGIGNYFAAYAQLYE from the exons ATGACGGCAATTTATGGAATTCTAAATAAACGCATGAAACTTCTGTCGAATATTCTACTAGTTTTGATTTGCCTCGCCATGACGACAGAGTTGAGTGGTTTGAGGGGCGTAAAAAGAATAAATGTAAAAGAGAATATGGCGCAACATCATCGTTTCAGTCCATATCGCGCAAATTTACGTCTACTACTCCGAGAGCCACCGTTAAAGGGGCAAGAGAGTTTAGTGCACAAGGATTTGGTGCAAGAACTGTGGATGGAGCAGAAAGTGGATCATTTTGATGAGGCGAATAACAACACCTGGTTGatg CACTATTTTCGCAACGATCGCTATTTCCAAGCGGCTGGTCCAATCTTCATATTCGTTGGTGGCGAGTGGGAAATTTCGCCCGTTTATCTCTTGGCGGGACATATGCACGACATAGCTAAACAGCATAATGGTATGCTCTATTATGTGGAGCATCGCTTCTATGGAAACAGTTGGCCTTTGGg TGATGCTGCTGtggaaaatttgaagtttctGAACGCACGCCAGGCCTTAGCCGACTTGGCACATTTTATACATCAGCTAAAAGCCGCTGAAGACATGCTGGTAGATTCAAAAGTCATACTAACCGGTGCCTCTTACTCTGGTAGCCTGGTTACTTGGTTTGCCAAATTATATCCGAAGTTAATAAGCGCTGGATGGGCTTCAAGTGCACCGTTGGTGgcaaaaatggatttttatg AATATATGCAACAAGTCGGCAAAGTCATTCAACATCGTGGGGGTCATGAATGTGCTAGACGCCTCGAGGCAGGCCTTACAGCCATGGCGGCGATACTCGATTCCTCGAATAGCTCTCAATTGATGCGAGCCCTACGCATATGCAATAATTTCGAAGCAACAAACCAACTGGATCGTGCTGCACTTTTCAATGGCATTGGCAATTATTTTGCCGCATACGCGCAACTGTATGAGTaa
- the LOC128858039 gene encoding uncharacterized protein LOC128858039: MAAFIEFFMHIFWPEALERIHSDDWCNDLSYEGMKSIFTDITDRLSGTRQWFYQSCREFGWFATTAARNSNDDSSHNIRLQVAGQAKLLRRHEQPSPLAHSFGRQVPLNYFQQLCRDVFGPLAANRAAYSGDDIFTSVQQTNSHFGGLTAATTLQQRVIFTHGQLDPWRAVGLQQGKNVINIADYSHTADLDSINFSDSVEMNVAKLKVAAFLRRALKKTTTTTARAKNLY, from the exons ATGGCAGCCTTCATTGAATTTTTCATGCATATATTCTGGCCCGAGGCGTTAGAGCGCATACATTCCGATGACTGGTGCAACGATTTGTCTTATGAAGGCATGAAATCCATCTTCACCGATATAACCGACCGGCTAAGCGGTA CACGTCAATGGTTTTATCAGAGTTGCCGCGAGTTCGGCTGGTTCGCCACCACCGCCGCCAGAAACAGCAACGATGATAGCAGCCACAACATTCGCCTACAGGTCGCCGGACAAGCAAAGCTACTACGCCGCCATGAACAGCCGTCCCCACTGGCGCACTCATTTGGCCGTCAAGTGCCACTCAATTATTTTCAACAGCTATGTCGCGATGTATTTGGCCCACTCGCCGCCAATAGGGCAGCGTATAGTGGTGACGACATTTTTACTAGCGTTCAACAAACAAACAGCCATTTTGGTGGCTTAACTGCTGCCACGACGCTACAACAGCGCGTCATCTTTACTCACGGCCAACTAGACCCCTGGCGCGCGGTTGGACTGCAGCAgggtaaaaatgttattaacatAGCAG ACTACTCTCACACTGCTGATTTGGATTCCATAAACTTCTCCGATTCGGTGGAAATGAATGTTGCCAAACTGAAAGTAGCTGCCTTTTTGCGACGCGCCTTAAAgaaaacgacaacaacaacagcgagagccaaaaatttgtattaa